The Rhinoderma darwinii isolate aRhiDar2 chromosome 8, aRhiDar2.hap1, whole genome shotgun sequence genome has a window encoding:
- the LOC142659527 gene encoding uncharacterized protein LOC142659527, with the protein MNSFADQRLTPQNLPVPRLDHYNVLHCTMTLDVQTVVVFALIVVLLLVNVILMFFLGTR; encoded by the coding sequence ATGAACAGTTTCGCAGATCAAAGGTTGACACCTCAAAACCTTCCGGTCCCCCGCCTCGACCATTATAATGTGTTGCACTGCACTATGACCTTGGATGTCCAAACTGTGGTGGTTTTTGCATTGATCGTGGTCTTGCTGCTGGTGAACGTGATTCTTATGTTTTTCCTGGGCACTCGTTAA